Proteins from a genomic interval of Gluconacetobacter diazotrophicus PA1 5:
- the uvrA gene encoding excinuclease ABC subunit UvrA: MGNRSRPAPGLPAAQSIRVRGARAHNLKNIDVEIPRDALTVVTGLSGSGKSSLAFDTIYAEGQRRYVESLSAYARQFLELMGKPDVDAIEGLSPAISIEQKTTSKNPRSTVGTITEIHDYMRLLWARAGVPYSPATGLPIEAQTISQMVDRVMALPEGTRLMLLAPVIRDRKGECRKELAELQRKGFARVKVDGTLYDIAEVPDLNRKLRHTVEAVVDRVVVKPGLESRLADSFETALGLSDGLVYAEELPRGEAEPPPHIVFSSRFACPVSGFTLEEIEPRLFSFNAPQGACPACDGIGLETFFDPHLIVPDESLSLERGAIAPWRSTQSPYYQQTLDSLAAHYGVGMDTPWRDLPAGVRETILDGGKDEILFRYRDGRKSYDLTKRFEGLVTNLRRRMAETDSVWVREELSRYQSDKPCHVCHGTRLRPEALSVRVAGSTIAEASDLPIRRALDWFGTVEATLTPQRAEIARRILREILDRLHFLNDVGLDYLTLSRGSATLSGGESQRIRLASQIGSGLTGVLYVLDEPSIGLHQRDNERLLGTLDRLKRLGNTLIVVEHDEDAIRSADWLIDMGPGAGVNGGHVVAIGTPEEVAANPASLTGDYLSGRKRIDVPTVRRPIDPARMLVLEGAGGNNLKDVTAHFPLGTFTCVTGVSGGGKSTLVIDTLYKALSRQLMGSGQNPAPYRGIAGLDLLDKIIDIDQSPIGRTPRSNPATYTDLFAPIRDWFAELPESKARGYKAGRFSFNVKGGRCEACQGDGVLKIEMHFLPDVFVTCDTCKGARYNRETLEVKFRGKSIADVLAMTVDEALPYFSAVPRIRDRLAILQQVGLGYVALGQQATTLSGGEAQRVKLSKELARRATGRTLYILDEPTTGLHTEDVRKLLEVLHALVDQGNTVVVIEHNLEVIKTADWVLDMGPEGGDGGGRIVAEGTPEDIAACPESHTGRFLRPLLPAAAPKARRRRSKG; this comes from the coding sequence ATGGGTAATCGATCCAGGCCGGCACCCGGCCTGCCAGCGGCGCAGTCGATCCGGGTCCGCGGCGCGCGGGCGCACAACCTGAAGAACATCGACGTCGAAATTCCCCGCGACGCGCTGACGGTCGTCACCGGCCTGTCGGGATCGGGAAAGTCGTCCCTGGCGTTCGACACGATCTATGCCGAGGGCCAGCGCCGCTATGTCGAAAGCCTGTCGGCCTATGCGCGGCAGTTCCTGGAACTGATGGGCAAGCCGGACGTGGACGCGATCGAGGGCCTGTCGCCCGCGATTTCCATCGAACAGAAGACGACGTCGAAGAATCCGCGCTCCACCGTCGGCACGATCACCGAGATTCACGACTACATGCGCCTGCTGTGGGCGCGGGCCGGCGTGCCCTATTCGCCCGCCACCGGCCTGCCGATCGAGGCGCAGACCATCAGCCAGATGGTCGATCGCGTCATGGCGCTGCCGGAAGGCACGCGCCTGATGCTGCTGGCGCCGGTCATTCGCGACCGCAAGGGCGAATGCCGCAAGGAACTGGCGGAACTGCAGCGCAAGGGCTTCGCCCGGGTGAAGGTGGACGGCACGCTGTACGACATCGCCGAGGTCCCGGACCTGAACCGCAAGCTGCGTCATACCGTCGAGGCCGTGGTGGACCGGGTGGTGGTGAAGCCCGGCCTGGAATCGCGCCTGGCCGACAGTTTCGAGACCGCGCTGGGCCTGTCCGACGGCCTGGTCTATGCCGAGGAACTGCCGCGCGGCGAGGCCGAGCCGCCGCCGCACATCGTGTTCTCCTCGCGCTTCGCCTGCCCGGTCAGCGGCTTCACGCTGGAAGAGATCGAGCCGCGCCTGTTTTCCTTCAACGCGCCCCAGGGCGCATGCCCGGCCTGCGATGGCATCGGGCTGGAGACCTTCTTCGACCCGCACCTGATCGTGCCCGACGAATCCCTGTCGCTGGAACGCGGGGCCATCGCGCCCTGGCGCAGCACGCAAAGCCCCTACTACCAGCAGACGCTGGACAGCCTGGCCGCCCATTACGGCGTGGGCATGGACACGCCCTGGCGGGACCTGCCGGCGGGCGTTCGCGAGACCATCCTGGACGGCGGCAAGGACGAGATCCTGTTCCGCTATCGCGACGGCCGGAAATCCTATGACCTGACCAAGCGGTTCGAAGGTTTGGTGACCAACCTGCGCCGCCGCATGGCCGAAACCGACAGCGTATGGGTGCGCGAGGAACTGTCGCGCTACCAGTCCGACAAGCCCTGCCATGTCTGCCACGGCACGCGCCTGCGGCCCGAGGCCCTGTCGGTGCGGGTCGCGGGTTCGACGATCGCCGAGGCATCGGACCTGCCGATCCGCCGGGCGCTGGACTGGTTCGGCACGGTCGAGGCGACGCTGACGCCGCAGCGCGCCGAAATCGCGCGGCGTATCCTGCGTGAAATCCTGGACCGGCTGCATTTCCTGAACGATGTCGGGCTGGACTACCTGACCCTGTCGCGCGGGTCGGCCACCCTGTCGGGCGGGGAAAGCCAGCGGATTCGCCTGGCCAGCCAGATCGGATCGGGCCTGACGGGCGTGCTGTACGTGCTGGACGAACCGTCTATCGGCCTGCACCAGCGCGACAACGAACGGCTGCTGGGCACGCTGGACCGGTTGAAGCGGCTGGGGAACACGCTGATCGTCGTCGAGCATGACGAAGACGCGATCCGGAGCGCCGACTGGCTGATCGACATGGGGCCGGGGGCCGGGGTCAATGGCGGGCACGTGGTGGCCATCGGCACGCCCGAGGAGGTCGCGGCGAATCCGGCCAGCCTGACCGGCGACTACCTGTCCGGCCGCAAGCGGATCGATGTGCCGACGGTGCGCCGGCCGATCGATCCCGCCCGCATGCTGGTGCTGGAGGGTGCCGGCGGCAACAACCTGAAGGATGTCACCGCGCATTTCCCGCTGGGCACCTTCACCTGCGTGACCGGGGTGTCGGGGGGCGGCAAATCGACGCTGGTGATCGATACGCTGTACAAGGCGCTGTCGCGGCAGTTGATGGGATCGGGGCAGAATCCCGCGCCCTATCGCGGGATCGCGGGGCTGGACCTGCTGGACAAGATCATCGACATCGACCAGTCGCCGATCGGCCGCACGCCGCGATCCAATCCCGCGACCTATACCGACCTGTTCGCGCCGATCCGCGACTGGTTCGCCGAACTGCCGGAAAGCAAGGCCAGGGGCTACAAGGCGGGGCGGTTCTCCTTCAACGTCAAGGGTGGCCGGTGCGAGGCCTGCCAGGGCGACGGTGTGCTGAAGATCGAAATGCACTTCCTGCCCGACGTGTTCGTGACCTGCGACACCTGCAAGGGCGCGCGCTACAACCGCGAGACGCTGGAGGTGAAATTCCGCGGCAAGTCGATCGCCGACGTGCTGGCCATGACGGTGGACGAGGCGCTGCCGTATTTTTCTGCCGTGCCGCGGATTCGCGACCGGCTGGCCATCCTGCAGCAGGTGGGGCTGGGCTATGTCGCGCTGGGCCAGCAGGCGACGACCCTTTCGGGGGGCGAGGCGCAGCGCGTGAAGCTGTCCAAGGAACTGGCCCGCCGCGCCACCGGACGCACGCTGTACATCTTGGACGAACCCACCACCGGCCTGCACACCGAGGACGTGCGCAAGCTGCTGGAGGTGCTGCATGCCCTGGTGGATCAGGGCAACACGGTGGTGGTGATCGAGCACAATCTGGAAGTCATCAAGACCGCGGACTGGGTGCTGGACATGGGACCGGAAGGCGGCGATGGCGGCGGGCGCATCGTGGCCGAGGGCACGCCCGAGGACATCGCGGCGTGCCCCGAGAGCCATACCGGGCGCTTCCTGCGCCCCCTGCTGCCGGCGGCGGCGCCCAAGGCGCGCCGCCGTCGCTCCAAGGGCTGA
- the ssb gene encoding single-stranded DNA-binding protein, which translates to MAGSVNKVILVGNLGKDPEVRNSQAGAKIVSLTLATSDTWNDRASGERRERTEWHRVVIFNERLADVAERFLRKGRKVYLEGTLQTRKWTDQSGQERYTTEVVIDRFRGELVLLDSNRGGESGDDAGGGGYGGGYSAPSAPRQIGGGRGGSAGGPGGSGAGGGNPGGGWDAPHGGSDLDDEIPF; encoded by the coding sequence ATGGCGGGTAGCGTCAACAAGGTCATTCTCGTGGGTAATCTGGGCAAGGACCCCGAAGTCAGGAACAGCCAGGCCGGCGCCAAGATCGTGTCGCTGACGCTGGCGACCAGCGACACGTGGAATGACCGTGCGTCCGGCGAACGGCGCGAGCGCACGGAATGGCATCGGGTCGTCATCTTCAACGAACGCCTGGCGGACGTGGCCGAGCGGTTCCTGCGCAAGGGCCGCAAGGTCTATCTGGAAGGCACGCTGCAGACCCGCAAATGGACCGACCAGTCCGGCCAGGAACGCTACACGACCGAGGTCGTGATAGACCGCTTCCGTGGCGAACTGGTGCTGCTGGACAGCAACCGGGGCGGCGAATCCGGTGACGATGCCGGCGGCGGCGGATATGGCGGCGGGTATTCCGCGCCGTCCGCGCCCCGGCAGATCGGCGGTGGCCGCGGCGGCAGCGCCGGGGGTCCCGGCGGGAGCGGCGCGGGCGGCGGCAATCCCGGCGGCGGCTGGGACGCACCGCATGGCGGCAGCGACCTGGACGACGAAATCCCGTTCTAG
- the gyrA gene encoding DNA gyrase subunit A → MTEIPDPPEPPAPSDMIPVTIEEEMRSSYLAYAMSVIVSRALPDVRDGLKPVHRRILYSMRESGFTHDKPYRKSARAVGDVMGKYHPHGDSSIYDAMVRMAQFWSMRVKLIDGQGNFGSVDGDSPAAMRYTEARLAKAASFLLDDIDRDTVDFQPNYDESEQEPKILPAAFPNLLINGASGIAVGMATNIPTHNPAEIIDATLALIANPDLTLDDLIRIVPGPDFPTGGIILGHAGIRSAFETGRGSILIRARAEIEELRRDRSAIVITEIPYQVNKATLQERIAELVRAKQIEGISDIRDESDRSGMRIVIEIKRDATPEVVLNQLYRFTQLQTSFGVNMLALDNGQPRLMGLKDVLEAFITFREDVILRRARFDLNKARDRGHLLVGLVIAVANIDAVIALIRAAPDAAHAREALMATAWDAADVEPLLALIQDEGNVVTDGKVYLTEAQARGILELRLQRLTGLEREKIQQELSEVAARINELLTIIASRPRRMEVMCEELAAIRAELATPRMTEIAQYAGDQTDESLIEPGQMVVTITREGFIKRTPLDVFRAQNRGGRGRTAAGRRGDDIVVRSFNAHTHQWVLFFSSGGKAYREKVWRLPEASPTAKGRALVNLLPDLGGDSITAVLPLPQDETLWENLHLVFATATGNVRRNRLSDFRNIRSSGLIAMKLDDGDRLIGVATCREGQDVFLATRAARCIRFQITDDTLRVFAGRDSSGVRGIRLAEGDEVNSLCVLNHVEATVEERASFLRMANARRRAENAALQAGEEAEEVAAEPSDDEALPADSVIDPERFAEMEQAEEILLTVSNAGFGRRSSAYDYRVSGRGGQGIANMTFNGGKRGSEVVATLPVINGTDVMLVTDAGRLIRVPVDQIRVMSRQASGVTLFRLDTTERVTSVFPVMDDGDDDAEDGGPDAPAAEDENA, encoded by the coding sequence TTGACCGAAATTCCCGATCCGCCGGAACCGCCGGCACCCTCCGACATGATTCCGGTGACGATCGAGGAGGAGATGCGGTCCTCCTACCTCGCCTATGCGATGTCGGTCATCGTCAGCCGCGCCCTGCCGGACGTGCGGGACGGGCTGAAGCCGGTGCATCGGCGTATCCTCTATTCAATGCGCGAAAGCGGATTCACCCACGACAAGCCCTATCGCAAATCGGCCCGCGCGGTCGGTGACGTGATGGGTAAATACCATCCGCACGGCGATTCATCGATCTACGACGCCATGGTGCGCATGGCGCAGTTCTGGTCGATGCGGGTCAAGTTGATCGACGGCCAGGGCAATTTCGGTTCGGTCGACGGCGATTCCCCCGCCGCCATGCGCTATACCGAAGCGCGGCTGGCCAAGGCCGCTTCCTTCCTGCTGGACGATATCGACCGCGACACCGTCGATTTCCAGCCGAACTATGACGAGAGCGAGCAGGAACCGAAGATCCTGCCCGCCGCCTTCCCCAACCTGCTGATCAACGGCGCCTCGGGCATCGCGGTCGGCATGGCGACCAACATCCCGACCCATAATCCGGCCGAGATCATCGACGCCACCCTGGCGCTGATCGCCAATCCGGACCTGACGCTGGACGACCTGATCCGCATCGTTCCCGGCCCGGATTTCCCGACCGGCGGCATCATCCTGGGCCATGCCGGCATCCGCAGCGCGTTCGAGACCGGGCGCGGCTCGATCCTGATCCGCGCCCGTGCCGAGATCGAGGAACTGCGCCGCGACCGCAGCGCCATCGTGATCACCGAGATCCCGTACCAGGTGAACAAGGCGACCCTGCAGGAGCGCATCGCCGAACTGGTGCGCGCCAAGCAGATCGAGGGCATTTCCGACATTCGCGACGAAAGCGACCGGTCGGGCATGCGCATCGTCATCGAAATCAAGCGTGACGCGACGCCCGAGGTGGTGCTGAACCAGCTTTACCGCTTCACACAGCTCCAGACCTCGTTCGGCGTCAACATGCTGGCGCTGGATAACGGCCAGCCCCGCCTGATGGGGCTAAAGGACGTGCTGGAGGCCTTCATCACGTTCCGCGAGGATGTGATCCTGCGCCGGGCGCGCTTCGACCTGAACAAGGCCCGCGATCGCGGTCACCTGCTGGTGGGCCTGGTGATCGCGGTGGCCAATATCGACGCCGTCATCGCCCTGATCCGTGCCGCCCCCGACGCCGCCCATGCGCGCGAGGCGCTGATGGCAACGGCCTGGGACGCGGCGGATGTCGAGCCGCTGTTGGCGCTGATCCAGGACGAGGGCAACGTCGTGACCGACGGCAAGGTCTACCTGACCGAAGCCCAGGCGCGCGGCATCCTGGAACTGCGCCTGCAGCGCCTGACCGGGCTGGAGCGGGAGAAGATCCAGCAGGAACTGTCCGAGGTCGCGGCCCGGATCAACGAATTGCTGACCATCATCGCCAGCCGCCCGCGCCGCATGGAAGTGATGTGCGAGGAACTGGCGGCGATCCGCGCCGAACTGGCGACGCCGCGCATGACCGAGATCGCGCAATATGCCGGCGACCAGACCGACGAAAGCCTGATCGAGCCCGGCCAGATGGTCGTGACCATCACGCGTGAGGGCTTCATCAAGCGGACGCCGCTGGACGTCTTCCGCGCGCAGAATCGCGGCGGACGAGGCCGGACCGCCGCCGGACGCCGGGGCGACGACATCGTCGTCCGCTCGTTCAACGCCCATACCCACCAGTGGGTGCTGTTCTTCTCGTCGGGCGGCAAGGCCTATCGCGAGAAGGTCTGGCGCCTGCCCGAAGCCAGCCCGACCGCCAAGGGCCGGGCGCTGGTCAATTTGCTGCCCGACCTGGGCGGCGATTCGATCACGGCCGTGCTGCCGCTGCCGCAGGACGAGACCCTGTGGGAAAACCTGCACCTGGTCTTCGCCACCGCGACGGGCAACGTGCGCCGCAACCGCCTGAGCGATTTCCGCAACATCCGCTCGTCCGGCCTGATCGCGATGAAGCTGGATGACGGCGACCGGCTGATCGGCGTGGCCACCTGCCGCGAGGGACAGGATGTGTTCCTGGCCACGCGGGCGGCGCGCTGCATCCGTTTCCAGATCACCGACGACACGCTGCGCGTCTTTGCCGGGCGCGACAGTTCGGGCGTGCGCGGCATCCGCCTGGCTGAGGGGGACGAGGTCAACAGCCTGTGCGTGCTGAACCATGTCGAGGCGACGGTCGAGGAACGCGCGTCCTTCCTGCGCATGGCCAATGCCCGCCGCCGCGCGGAAAACGCCGCGCTGCAGGCCGGCGAGGAGGCCGAGGAGGTCGCCGCCGAACCGTCGGACGACGAAGCACTGCCCGCCGATTCGGTCATCGATCCCGAGCGGTTCGCCGAGATGGAACAGGCCGAGGAAATCCTGCTGACCGTCAGCAACGCGGGCTTCGGCCGCCGTTCGTCGGCCTATGATTACCGCGTCAGCGGGCGCGGCGGACAGGGCATTGCCAACATGACCTTCAACGGCGGCAAGCGCGGCAGCGAGGTCGTGGCCACGCTGCCGGTCATCAACGGTACCGACGTGATGCTGGTCACCGATGCCGGACGCCTGATCCGCGTGCCGGTGGACCAGATTCGCGTCATGTCCCGCCAGGCCAGCGGCGTCACGCTGTTCCGCCTGGACACCACCGAGCGCGTCACCAGCGTCTTCCCCGTGATGGATGACGGCGATGACGATGCCGAGGACGGCGGTCCCGACGCCCCGGCGGCGGAGGACGAGAATGCCTGA
- the coaD gene encoding pantetheine-phosphate adenylyltransferase: MPDATPRTGFYPGTFDPMTNGHLDIVERAARLVDRLVVGVAENTGKQPLMPLDERVACVQAETRAVAQRNGTTIDVVGFGNLLVEVARSHGATVIVRGLRAVVDFDYEVQMFGMNHHLAPDIETVFLMATERNQYISSRLVKEVARLGGDITGFVPPFTRRHVLARLEG, encoded by the coding sequence ATGCCTGATGCCACGCCGCGCACGGGGTTTTACCCCGGCACGTTCGATCCGATGACCAACGGTCACCTGGACATCGTCGAACGTGCGGCGCGACTGGTGGACCGGCTGGTGGTGGGGGTGGCGGAAAATACCGGCAAGCAGCCCCTGATGCCGCTGGACGAACGCGTCGCCTGCGTGCAGGCCGAAACCCGGGCGGTGGCGCAGCGGAACGGCACGACCATCGACGTGGTGGGATTCGGCAACCTGCTGGTCGAGGTGGCGCGCTCCCATGGCGCCACCGTGATCGTCCGGGGTTTGCGGGCGGTGGTGGATTTCGACTACGAGGTGCAGATGTTCGGCATGAACCACCATCTGGCGCCGGATATCGAGACGGTCTTCCTGATGGCCACCGAACGCAACCAGTATATCTCCTCGCGGCTGGTGAAGGAGGTCGCCCGACTGGGCGGCGACATCACCGGCTTCGTGCCCCCCTTCACGCGCCGGCATGTCCTGGCGCGGCTGGAGGGATAA
- a CDS encoding peptidylprolyl isomerase, translated as MSDTAPKADLIDLELKTGRVVIQLRPDLAPLAAERIRTLAAEGFYDNTPFHRVIHGFMAQGGDPTGTGTSGSHLPDLKAEFTRAAKFERGTIGMARTMNPDSANSQFFIMFEPSPHLDGQYTIVGQVVEGMEHIDQIKRGAGQSGTVQDPDRIISMRPAAA; from the coding sequence ATGTCTGATACCGCACCGAAAGCCGACCTGATCGACCTGGAACTGAAGACGGGCCGTGTGGTCATTCAGTTGCGTCCCGACCTGGCGCCGCTGGCGGCCGAGCGGATCCGTACGCTGGCGGCCGAGGGCTTCTACGACAACACGCCCTTCCACCGCGTCATTCACGGCTTCATGGCCCAGGGCGGCGACCCGACCGGCACGGGCACCAGCGGCAGCCACCTGCCCGACCTGAAGGCCGAATTCACCCGCGCCGCGAAGTTCGAGCGCGGCACCATCGGCATGGCCCGCACGATGAACCCGGACAGCGCGAACAGCCAGTTCTTCATCATGTTCGAGCCCTCGCCCCACCTGGACGGCCAGTACACGATCGTCGGCCAGGTGGTCGAAGGCATGGAGCATATCGACCAGATCAAGCGCGGCGCGGGCCAGAGCGGCACGGTGCAGGACCCGGACCGCATCATTTCCATGCGTCCCGCCGCAGCCTGA
- a CDS encoding methyl-accepting chemotaxis protein, whose product MNIRPKLFVINIVSAILICSSLMYMASGFYDTSKKYSILFDQDQNGIFELARASDKMNALFYSIYRIVNATDSNIKTKSIDLFHSDLQGLYDILEDAGRHLPYMKSDIDQIVRRAKLEMSRADGVVILDNDRQRAAIVSYLADMNNKGLDIAIDLGHLTEKARGIADQKKADLHRHVSDVIEISIMLCLSAIIAGVLIILFFSAWQITGPISALAETMKKISKGNYNTSIPFRDKRDEIGIVSNVLFHFQQNLQNARHLEKEAANLREAADVEKKRVDAENAERTKMQKDLLDGLARGVKALSQGDLSFRYTEAFPWEFEELRANFNEALVSLSDAMRDVSDSVSVIANSSSEVSTASEDLAKRTEQQAANLTETASSVTFVATAVQKTAGAGAEAHASAQLAQDNATRSRDIMTTLSQAMAEITESSKQVFDIINLLDGITFQTNILALNAAVEAARAGETGNGFAVVASEIRSLAQRSADSTNEIRVLINRSSDGIRNGARFVDQANGAVKDIVDRILFITDSVSQIASAAKDQAFSMSEINTTVSQMDKVTQQNAAMVEQTTAASHNLASEARKLKAIVDRFKAD is encoded by the coding sequence GTGAATATTCGACCCAAGTTGTTTGTTATCAATATCGTGTCTGCGATATTGATATGCTCTTCTTTGATGTATATGGCGTCAGGATTTTACGATACATCAAAAAAATATTCCATTCTATTTGATCAAGATCAGAATGGTATATTTGAGTTGGCGCGAGCATCAGATAAAATGAATGCTCTTTTTTATTCGATATATCGTATCGTCAATGCAACGGACTCGAATATAAAGACGAAATCGATCGATTTGTTTCATAGTGATCTTCAAGGGCTGTACGATATTCTTGAAGATGCAGGCAGGCACCTGCCTTACATGAAAAGCGACATCGACCAGATCGTGCGCAGAGCAAAGCTGGAGATGAGCCGCGCCGACGGGGTCGTAATTCTGGATAATGACAGGCAGAGAGCCGCGATCGTCAGTTATCTGGCGGACATGAACAATAAAGGACTCGATATCGCCATCGATCTGGGGCATCTGACCGAGAAAGCGCGCGGTATCGCAGACCAGAAAAAGGCGGATCTGCACCGTCATGTGAGTGACGTTATTGAAATAAGCATCATGCTCTGTCTTTCGGCAATAATTGCCGGGGTTCTTATTATCCTGTTTTTTTCCGCGTGGCAGATTACCGGGCCTATTTCTGCCCTGGCCGAGACCATGAAGAAGATTTCAAAAGGAAATTACAATACGTCCATTCCTTTCCGGGATAAGCGGGACGAAATCGGCATCGTATCCAATGTTCTGTTCCATTTTCAGCAGAATTTGCAGAATGCCCGTCATCTGGAAAAGGAAGCCGCCAACCTGCGTGAGGCCGCCGATGTGGAGAAGAAGCGCGTCGATGCTGAAAATGCTGAGCGGACGAAAATGCAGAAAGATCTGCTGGACGGACTGGCGAGAGGCGTGAAAGCCTTGTCGCAAGGCGACCTGTCCTTTCGCTATACTGAGGCATTCCCGTGGGAGTTCGAAGAACTCAGGGCTAATTTCAACGAGGCCCTGGTCTCGTTGTCCGATGCCATGCGCGACGTGTCGGACAGTGTTTCCGTTATCGCCAACAGTTCGAGCGAGGTATCCACAGCATCTGAAGACCTCGCGAAGCGTACCGAGCAGCAGGCCGCCAATCTGACGGAAACCGCATCGTCGGTGACGTTCGTGGCGACGGCGGTGCAGAAAACAGCCGGAGCGGGGGCGGAGGCGCACGCGTCAGCACAACTGGCTCAGGATAACGCGACGCGATCCCGGGACATCATGACGACCCTGAGCCAGGCGATGGCGGAAATCACCGAATCCTCGAAACAGGTTTTCGACATCATCAACCTGCTCGATGGCATCACGTTCCAGACGAACATTCTTGCCCTGAATGCGGCGGTCGAGGCGGCCCGCGCGGGAGAAACGGGCAATGGATTTGCCGTCGTCGCCAGTGAAATCCGTTCCCTGGCCCAACGGTCGGCGGATTCCACAAACGAAATCCGGGTCCTGATCAATCGATCGTCCGACGGGATAAGGAACGGCGCGCGGTTCGTCGATCAGGCCAATGGCGCGGTGAAAGACATTGTGGACAGGATTCTCTTCATCACCGATTCGGTCAGTCAGATTGCCTCGGCCGCCAAGGACCAAGCCTTCAGCATGTCCGAAATCAACACGACCGTCAGCCAGATGGACAAGGTGACGCAGCAGAATGCCGCGATGGTGGAGCAGACGACGGCGGCGAGCCACAATCTGGCGTCCGAAGCCCGTAAGCTGAAGGCGATTGTCGACAGGTTCAAGGCGGATTGA